The following are from one region of the Deltaproteobacteria bacterium genome:
- a CDS encoding phage tail tape measure protein → MANTVQIIIEAVVKGLEQVKAMGEAVGKDLGVALTKTTDATKGSEKAQGQLNQELDKGRKHVQGLGQGLGDAKTGLLALAGAAYGAVKAFQSFSEFQTRMAEVSTLTDATAEEMRGLRGEIEQISRRVPQAASVLAAAEYDIISAGVSLTESTAVLELSAKAAVAGVTDTKTAVNAGLGVMNAYGLSTSELSRIYDVLFQTVKSGVTTFPALSQSIGDALPTAKAAGVAYDEVAAAIASMTKAGIKTPQSVTALKGAINALAAATPEAKAQMEELGITWNGLIPTLEKIAEKNLSIDQMRKLIPDAEARTGVLSLTQNLDGLKDVLSGMDKASGSMEEAYGKMADTPANQLQLLTNELSILKNQAMEVVVDGLLPIVQAIRSFIDGFKYADEGTKILIGTLASGGAALAIWNLGLRSMVTGLTNAVAGMRALAASTTAAGTAMKAFNAVCLPVLAILGAIKIAEAAYEFFQLTQALNAAAEATENMRANAVRLQEKFKDFKDVRLPDDWLGQAPEQLSGLERDLSKAYAHHVALANELRAKASETTWYGTLTDSAKAATAELNKQEKLVAEVGGQLQKLRTHLNDAGWSMGAMSRSADQVQKDLTKVQNELDETRKALAKYTDSYNKLDAERVNNAIGRENDLASIRSRNWSEREKSDDAERRSKEHLAKAEEALVEAEKHRLDQTEEGKAAFEHQVNLAKTHAEHAKGLAGSIEDTDKAVNITTKSWDLLDQSREKALSKLDAETKPLREKLQGLTEQAGDFKKELEAIEAKNIEAKIELDDKEALAKLGEIRKDTSSTHTVHVKKVEENALGGPAGWSRPQGRIPGDGSVDDVPALLMRGEYVIRKDAVKKYGPGLFDALNHGLLPAFASGGKVGSWYEEFKKRQKKGADDRDARYASQDSGSSGSTTRSGMRQGMESTEERNARLTAEKDGKSGGSKSGGKSVVYPYYIWKMLHERQLGSDKDVDSQEFEIESEIVREEVSGWPRYMAGQAFRTPLLPTMEMFSSAWEEGLESLEEANIDNAMGRPPESAGVKMVLARMARAWQLAASGAAKVGETRDSASRRLMAVGVLPGAEDRPAHLQSWLETLKKRLTPLWSPLVGPMGFNWPMGFAEGGPVQGGIPGMDSVRAMLTPGEYVMRQSVVSALGRGFFDALNQPKKFADGGMVGSATASANKTVTVKLQGANGRTASGLFGEKEAETMLKILNEAGLTAAV, encoded by the coding sequence ATGGCTAACACGGTTCAGATCATCATCGAGGCCGTGGTCAAGGGCCTGGAACAGGTCAAGGCCATGGGCGAGGCCGTGGGCAAGGACCTGGGCGTCGCATTGACCAAGACCACCGACGCGACCAAGGGGTCTGAAAAGGCCCAGGGCCAGCTGAATCAGGAATTGGACAAGGGCCGCAAACACGTCCAGGGGCTCGGCCAGGGCCTGGGCGACGCCAAGACCGGACTCCTGGCTCTGGCCGGGGCGGCTTACGGCGCGGTCAAGGCATTTCAGTCGTTTTCCGAATTCCAGACCCGCATGGCCGAGGTCTCCACCCTGACCGACGCCACCGCCGAGGAGATGCGGGGCTTGCGCGGGGAAATCGAGCAGATTTCCCGCCGGGTTCCCCAGGCGGCTTCCGTCCTGGCCGCCGCCGAGTATGACATCATTTCGGCCGGGGTATCGCTGACTGAATCAACAGCTGTTCTTGAGCTGTCGGCCAAGGCGGCCGTGGCCGGAGTCACGGACACCAAGACCGCCGTCAATGCGGGCCTTGGGGTCATGAACGCCTACGGCCTCTCGACCTCCGAGCTTTCCCGGATCTACGACGTCCTTTTCCAGACCGTGAAATCCGGCGTGACCACCTTCCCGGCCTTGTCCCAGAGCATAGGCGACGCCCTGCCCACGGCCAAGGCCGCCGGGGTGGCCTACGATGAGGTGGCCGCGGCCATCGCCTCCATGACCAAGGCCGGGATCAAGACCCCGCAATCGGTCACGGCCCTGAAAGGGGCCATCAACGCCCTGGCTGCGGCCACCCCTGAGGCCAAAGCCCAGATGGAAGAGCTTGGCATCACCTGGAATGGGCTCATCCCCACCCTGGAGAAGATCGCCGAGAAGAATCTGTCCATCGACCAGATGCGCAAGCTCATCCCTGACGCCGAGGCCCGGACCGGAGTCCTGTCCCTGACCCAGAATCTGGACGGGCTCAAGGACGTGCTGTCCGGCATGGACAAGGCTTCCGGCTCCATGGAGGAGGCCTACGGCAAGATGGCCGACACCCCGGCCAACCAGCTTCAGCTTCTCACCAATGAGCTGTCCATTCTCAAAAATCAGGCCATGGAGGTCGTAGTCGATGGATTGCTTCCAATAGTCCAGGCTATCCGGTCCTTTATCGACGGATTCAAGTACGCCGACGAGGGGACCAAAATTTTGATTGGCACCCTGGCTTCAGGCGGGGCCGCCCTGGCCATCTGGAACCTTGGCCTGCGCTCCATGGTCACTGGATTGACGAATGCTGTCGCCGGGATGCGGGCTTTGGCTGCGTCAACGACCGCCGCCGGAACGGCCATGAAGGCCTTCAATGCGGTCTGCCTTCCGGTACTTGCCATCCTGGGGGCGATCAAGATTGCAGAGGCCGCCTATGAGTTCTTCCAGCTGACGCAGGCCCTAAACGCGGCCGCTGAGGCCACCGAGAACATGCGGGCCAATGCCGTGCGCCTCCAGGAGAAGTTCAAGGACTTCAAGGACGTTCGCTTGCCGGACGATTGGCTGGGGCAGGCCCCGGAGCAGTTGTCGGGGCTGGAGCGGGACCTGTCCAAGGCCTACGCCCATCATGTGGCCCTGGCCAACGAGCTGCGGGCCAAGGCCTCGGAAACGACCTGGTACGGGACTCTGACCGATAGTGCCAAGGCCGCCACTGCGGAGTTGAATAAACAGGAAAAATTGGTGGCCGAGGTCGGCGGACAGCTTCAGAAACTGCGGACCCACCTTAATGACGCGGGATGGTCAATGGGGGCCATGAGCCGGTCGGCGGATCAGGTTCAAAAAGACCTGACCAAGGTGCAGAACGAACTGGACGAGACCAGGAAGGCCCTGGCCAAATACACAGACAGTTACAACAAGCTCGACGCGGAACGGGTCAACAACGCCATCGGCCGGGAAAATGACCTGGCTTCCATCAGGTCCAGGAATTGGAGCGAACGCGAGAAGTCGGACGACGCTGAAAGGCGGTCCAAGGAGCACCTGGCCAAGGCCGAAGAGGCCCTTGTGGAGGCCGAGAAGCACCGCCTGGACCAGACCGAGGAGGGCAAGGCGGCGTTCGAGCACCAGGTCAACCTGGCCAAGACCCACGCCGAACACGCCAAGGGTTTGGCTGGCAGCATCGAGGACACGGACAAGGCGGTAAATATCACCACCAAGTCTTGGGACTTACTGGATCAGTCCAGGGAAAAGGCCCTGTCCAAGCTCGACGCGGAAACCAAGCCCCTGCGCGAAAAGCTCCAGGGGCTCACCGAGCAGGCCGGGGATTTCAAGAAAGAACTCGAAGCCATCGAGGCCAAGAACATCGAGGCCAAGATCGAACTGGACGACAAGGAGGCCTTGGCCAAGCTTGGCGAGATCAGAAAGGACACGTCGAGCACCCACACGGTCCATGTCAAGAAGGTCGAGGAAAACGCCCTGGGCGGCCCGGCCGGATGGTCCCGCCCCCAGGGGCGCATCCCGGGCGACGGGTCCGTGGACGACGTCCCGGCCCTGCTCATGCGGGGCGAGTACGTCATCCGCAAGGACGCGGTCAAAAAATACGGGCCGGGCCTGTTCGACGCTCTGAATCACGGCCTTTTGCCCGCCTTCGCCTCGGGCGGGAAGGTCGGCTCGTGGTACGAGGAGTTCAAAAAGAGGCAGAAAAAAGGAGCCGACGACCGCGACGCCCGGTACGCCTCCCAGGATTCCGGATCGTCCGGATCGACCACCAGGTCCGGCATGCGTCAGGGCATGGAATCCACCGAGGAACGCAACGCGCGGCTGACGGCCGAGAAAGACGGGAAGTCCGGGGGATCAAAGAGCGGTGGCAAGTCGGTGGTGTACCCGTACTATATTTGGAAGATGCTGCATGAGCGACAACTTGGCTCAGACAAAGACGTTGATTCCCAAGAGTTCGAAATAGAGTCGGAGATTGTACGTGAAGAAGTGTCTGGGTGGCCGCGCTATATGGCAGGGCAAGCCTTTAGGACGCCACTACTTCCCACGATGGAGATGTTTAGTAGTGCATGGGAGGAAGGGCTTGAATCGCTTGAGGAGGCAAATATCGACAATGCCATGGGCCGCCCTCCGGAGTCTGCCGGGGTAAAAATGGTCTTAGCGCGGATGGCCCGCGCATGGCAGCTTGCAGCGTCTGGAGCCGCAAAGGTTGGAGAAACCAGAGACTCGGCCAGTAGGCGGCTTATGGCTGTTGGTGTGTTGCCGGGGGCAGAGGATCGCCCGGCGCATCTGCAATCATGGCTCGAAACTCTAAAGAAACGGTTGACGCCCCTGTGGTCACCACTCGTCGGGCCCATGGGCTTCAACTGGCCCATGGGGTTTGCCGAAGGCGGTCCTGTCCAGGGCGGCATCCCCGGCATGGACTCGGTCCGGGCCATGCTCACCCCGGGCGAATACGTCATGCGTCAGTCCGTGGTTTCGGCCCTGGGGCGGGGCTTTTTCGATGCCCTGAACCAGCCCAAGAAATTTGCCGACGGCGGCATGGTGGGATCGGCAACGGCCTCGGCCAACAAGACCGTCACGGTGAAATTGCAGGGGGCCAATGGCCGGACGGCCTCGGGTCTGTTCGGCGAAAAGGAGGCCGAGACCATGCTGAAAATCCTGAACGAGGCCGGTCTGACGGCGGCGGTGTAA